The nucleotide window GGAACGTGAGCATTCGCGACGGCCAGAACCCTCACTTCGCGGGCGTCTTCATCCAAGGGCAGGGCAGTGTCCTCCGGAATGTGCAACTCAGGGAAAACGTGCTCGTGTCGGGGCCGGGTATGCGCGCCCTTTTCATCGAGGAAAGCAAGTGGCTCAGCGGTGTCGAACTTCATGGCAACGTGATCGTCGGCAATGGAGGAGAAGAGATTGTCAAAACGAAGGCAAAGGCAGAGGCTGGTTCGCATTGACGCGCCATGATCTCCCCCCGCACGACCTGCCTTGTCTTACTCCTGAGTGTTTTGCTGCAAATGGTCCGAGCAGAACCTCCCGAAAGATTCGAGATTGGAAAGGAGTCATTTCTGCTCGACGGACGGCCGTTCGTCATTCGCTGCGGCGAAGTCCACTACACGCGCGTCCCCAGGGAGTACTGGCGACATCGTCTCCAGGCCGTCAAGGCGATGGGACTCAACACCGTCTGCGTGTATTTGTTTTGGAACTACCACGAGTGGAAGCCGGGAACCTTTGACTGGTCGGGTGAGCGGGACGCCGCCGAGTTTTGTCGGATCGCCCAGGAGGAAGGCCTTTGGGTCATGCTTCGTCCGGGTCCCTATTCGTGCGCCGAATGGGAAATGGGGGGCTTGCCTTGGTGGCTGCTCAAGGAGGATGTCTCAATCCGATCCACGGACCCGCGTTTCCTAGAGCCCGCCAAGCGATACCTGCGGGAGGTCGGGCGGGTCTTTGCTCCACTTCAAGTGACGCGAGGCGGACCTATTCTGATGGTGCAGGTGGAGAACGAATACGGCTCTTTCGGCAACGATGGTGCCTACCTCGACGAACTCCGGGCTGCTTTGAAGGCGGCGGGCTTCGATGTTCCGCTTTTTCAGTGCAACCCTCCGTATGATCTGACCAAGGCCTTTCTTCCCGATCTCTTCACCGCAGTGAATTTTGGCCGCGGTCCGCAGGCCGCCTTCGCCGAACTCCGCAAGCTGCAGCCCAGCGGCCCCCTGATGAACGCGGAGTATTATCCCGGCTGGTTCGATGGGTGGGGCAGGCCGCATAAGACGGCACCGATCGAGGGCTCCCTCGCCGACCTGAGCTGGATGCTCGAGAACCGGGCCTCCTTCAGCATCTACATGGCGCATGGCGGCACGACCTTCGGACTCTGGTCGGGCACGGACAGGCCATTTCGACCCGACACGTCGAGTTATGACTACGACGCTCCAATCTCGGAATCCGGAAGCCTCACACCGAAATTTTTTGCCATCCGCGACCTGATGTCGCGTCACCTCGGGCCGGGGGAAACGCTGCCGCCACCGCCTGCCGAGTTGCCCGTTGCAGAGATCGCGCCCTTTGCCTTCACGGAGCGAATCGCCCTTGCCTCCGTACCCGGGATTCCGATGCAGGCCCAGGAGCCCGTCTCCTTCGAAAAACTCAACCACGGCCGGGGGGCGGTCGCCTACGAGGTCACCTTGCCCGCAGGAGCTGCCGCATCGCTGGTGGCCGCGCGAGTCGCGGACTTCGGTTTTGTGTACCTGGGAGATGATTACATCGGCGCAATGGACCGTCGTGCCGCCTCGTACCGCGTCGCGCTACCGGCACGCGCGACCGAAACCACGCTGCGCATTCTGGTGTATGCCATGGGACGCGTGAACTTCGGGCCGGAAACGTTTGATCCCAAGGGTCTTTTCGGCCCGGTGGCACTGGAGGACGAGACAGGGCGGTCGAGCCACCTCCACGGCTGGACAATGCGGCCGATGGACATCGACGCCTTGGGCACGGCCGAGCTCGCTTGGACTCAGGCCGGGCCGGTGATTCCAAACAGCCCGACGCTCTGGCGAGGCACGTTTCACGCGACGGCGCCCGCAGACACCTTTCTGGATCTCCGCAGCTGGGGCAAAGGCGTGGTCTGGGTCAATGGGCATTGCCTCGGCCGCTTCTGGAACATCGGACCCACGCAGACGATGTACTGTCCGGGAGTCTGGCTAAGGGCTGGAGCCAACGAAGTACGGGTGCTCGACCTCCTCGGACCGGCCGCCACGTCCATGCAGGGTTTGGCGAAACCCATTCTCGACGAGTTGCGCCCCGAACTCGATTTCGGGCCGGTGCGTCGGGTCGCCGGGCCTCCGGTGCTTGCGGGACTGCAGCCCGTGGCTGCCGGTGAACTTGAGGCTTCCGGCGGATGGAAGACCCTGACCCTCAATCCTGGTGTGTCTGGCCGTTTCCTCTGCCTCCAGTTTGGCAGCAGCAGTTCGGGCGGGGCTCGCGTCAGCATGGCAGAGCTGGAAGTGATCGATGAGACCGGGCAACCGCT belongs to Opitutaceae bacterium and includes:
- a CDS encoding beta-galactosidase, with amino-acid sequence MISPRTTCLVLLLSVLLQMVRAEPPERFEIGKESFLLDGRPFVIRCGEVHYTRVPREYWRHRLQAVKAMGLNTVCVYLFWNYHEWKPGTFDWSGERDAAEFCRIAQEEGLWVMLRPGPYSCAEWEMGGLPWWLLKEDVSIRSTDPRFLEPAKRYLREVGRVFAPLQVTRGGPILMVQVENEYGSFGNDGAYLDELRAALKAAGFDVPLFQCNPPYDLTKAFLPDLFTAVNFGRGPQAAFAELRKLQPSGPLMNAEYYPGWFDGWGRPHKTAPIEGSLADLSWMLENRASFSIYMAHGGTTFGLWSGTDRPFRPDTSSYDYDAPISESGSLTPKFFAIRDLMSRHLGPGETLPPPPAELPVAEIAPFAFTERIALASVPGIPMQAQEPVSFEKLNHGRGAVAYEVTLPAGAAASLVAARVADFGFVYLGDDYIGAMDRRAASYRVALPARATETTLRILVYAMGRVNFGPETFDPKGLFGPVALEDETGRSSHLHGWTMRPMDIDALGTAELAWTQAGPVIPNSPTLWRGTFHATAPADTFLDLRSWGKGVVWVNGHCLGRFWNIGPTQTMYCPGVWLRAGANEVRVLDLLGPAATSMQGLAKPILDELRPELDFGPVRRVAGPPVLAGLQPVAAGELEASGGWKTLTLNPGVSGRFLCLQFGSSSSGGARVSMAELEVIDETGQPLSRSGWRVLWVSSEGMSAGEGVAENLLDGQSASYWINDWGQKYPQRIILDLASSSKVSAIRLLPRQDGAADWAKAYEIYLSHTPFNLRLP